From Erigeron canadensis isolate Cc75 chromosome 5, C_canadensis_v1, whole genome shotgun sequence:
TCTTGATAAATGCAAATCTGTTCCTTGTTTATCGAGAGTGAAACGTACCCTTCAAGCATATCCTGCGTGTTTGCATCTGGGAGTCCGCTGTCTTTCAGAAGGTTTTTGAAAGGGACGATTTTGTACTAAAACGAATCTTGAATGGCCCTTTTTGCAAATTGACGGTAGTGCGGTTCATATCCCTATATAAGGTAAGCAATTGGATCcgggtttttgtttttcacttttattgATAGATTCCATAGATGAAGTGGGGTTATCGGAAAAAGAGGAGTGTTTTCTGCAAGCATGACCGGATAAAGACTATTGTCCAGAAGTTTAAGCTCGGTGCCAGGTCGTATGTGCATATGATAAAAATTCGCCGGTTAGAGTCGGATCTGGAAATCCTACGGCGGCGTTCTGAAGATTGTGGCACGTCCGCTGGTGTTGCCTCTGTTTCATCCAATGATTGCCCCTCCGATGTTCAAAATTTGAAACGAGCTCTTGAAATTAAAGATATCCAGCTGCAGAGCGCTCGAGATGGGATGGTGAATAGAGAAAATCAGTTGCAACTTCTTCGTTCTGATCTATCAGCTCTGCAGGTGAAGTATAAGAAGGTAATGACGGAAGTAATTCCTTTTGTACACCACTTGACCAAGGTGAATCCACTTTCCGGGAAATCTCTTGTCGACCAAGCTGTTTGTGaagattttgatatttataaaatatgccCGGATTCGTCGGTTGGGCCATAGTCATGTTCTCGGGTTCTTCATCCGGTTTAAATTCGTCGGATTCTGCATCCGGTTTAAGTTGTCGGATTTTTGTTATCCGTTTCGTAGTTTTAGCTCTTGGAGTTTTTTGTCCAGGCTATACGTCTTTATACCTTTTTCAGGATTTTGTTGTATGCACTTGCTTTTTCAGCAGTTAGGCATATGCTTTGATAAAATCATAGGAGTATGATTTTGAAATGCCATTGCCTTGTTTGGCGTTATTGGGCATGCATTCTGTTATAGTCATGACTTTATTATAATATGTTTTGCCTTTTTTGGCTTTTCGAAACTATGTGTGTGAGGTTGCGATCCTTTTTCACCATGAATCATAGTTTTTGTACACCGGAGGGTTTGTAACCCGTCCTTGTATTAGTCCGGTAGGCGTCCCCGCCATTCTTTAATAGTGTACTTTAATAGGATATGTTGTAAGAGTTGGAGATcttctctccttttcttttGTTCAACAATAGAGTATTTATTTGCACATAAGAGTTGGGGATcttctctccttttctctttttatttatgcatatacatatatattagatatatatattttaacaataaaacttaCGCAGATTTGTTACGTTTCATGTCCTGTCAACGGGGTTGCCATCTGTCGTTGAAAGCTTGTACGCACCATTTCCGATGACTTTATCGACTTTGTATGGTCCTTCCCACGTTGGCCCCATTTTCTCCAGGTATTCCACCTGGCTTGCGCTGTTGAGCCTAAGGACGTAATCACCGACTTTGAAGCTGTCTGGGTGAACTCTTTTGTTGTagtatttttcaattctttgcTTATACGCAGCCTCTCTTATTGAAGCAATTTCCCTCCGTTCCTCCAAAAGGTCGAGGTTTATACGCATTTCTGTATTATTATCTTCTTCATTTATGTCTTTTGTTCGACATGTGGAGACTTGTATTTCCGCAGGTAAGACTGCTTCTGATCCAAAAGCTAGGGAGAATGGGGTTTCCCCATTGCTTTGCTTGGGTGTTGTACGATGTGCCCAGAGTACCAATGGTAATTCATCCACCCAGCCACTATGGCTACGTCCCAGCCTTTTTTCCATGCCTTTCACAATCtgtttgttgattgcttctaCTTGTCCATTCCCTTGTGGGTGATATACTGATGTGAAGGATTGCTTTATGTttagcctttgacacatttcCGTGAATGTACCCTCCACAAATTGTTTTCCATTGTCTGAGACTATCATTTGTGGTAGTCCAAAGcggtatattatatattcccAGACGAAATTCTCAATTGTTTTTCCATTTATGGTTGCCACAGGTTTTGCTTCTACCCATTTTGTGAAATAATCAATAGCTACAATTAGAAATTTTACCTTTCCTGGTGCTTTGGGTAGTGGCCCCACTATGTCAATTTCCCACTTTGTAAATGGCCATGCGGATGTTACCGATGTCATATATTGCTTTGGTAGTCTGGGGACGTTTGCGTGCAGTTGACATACTTCACAATTTTGCAAAAGCTTGGTTGCGTCTCTGTGCATGGATGGCTAAAAATACCCCAGGCGCAGTGCTTTTGTCGCCACTGACCTGGGTCCTGCGTGTAGTCCACAGATTCCTTCATGGATTTCGAAAATTATTGTTTCTGCCTGTTTGGGTCCCACACAGCGTAGCCATGGGGTCAAAAATGCCTTCTTGTAAAGGTTCCCATCCATCAACTTGTATTGTGGAGCTTTGATTCTTATTTTTCTTGCTTCGTTTTCATCTTCTGGCAATATTCCGCTCACCAAATATTCGGTTATCGGTGTCATCCaattttttccttcttctttaactAAATCATGCACCTGCTTCTCGTATATGGATCTTTCTTTCATGACCTCTATTAGTACTTTCTTCCCCAGGTGTTCAAATGTTAACGAGGCTAGCTTGCTTAGAGCATCggcttttttattttgatttcttcGTAGGTGCTCGATGTCGAAGCTTGCAAATTGTTCGATTAATTCCTTTGTTTTTCCCAAGTATAGCTTTATGATTTCTCCCTTGGCCTCGTATTCACCTTTGACTTGGTTGGCTACGAGCTGGGAGTCCACAAAAGCTTTGATGCTTCTGATTTTCATGTCTTTGGCCAGGTCCAATCCTGCTATCAATGCCTCGTATTCTGTTTCATTGTTCGTTGTTTCAAACTCGAATCTTAGGGCATATGTATATTCTTGCTTGTCTGAGCTTATTAGTCGTATTCCGGCCCCGCAGCCTTCTGAACTTGATGCTCCGTCAGTGTATAATTCCCAGGTTTCAGAATCTGCTTCCCCAGTCACAGTGAGTGTCGTGGAGTGAGTTACTGAATTTCCTGTTTCCCGTATTTCGGTAATGAAGTCTGCTAGGATCTGTCCTTTGACTGCGTGCCTTGCCCTATACTCGATATCATATTCTCCTAGCTCGATTGCCCATTTTGTCATTCTTCCAGATTTTTCtggttttgttaaaatttgtcTCAGTGGTTTATCTGagagtaccacaattggatgcCCTTGGAAGTACCTGCGTAGTCTTCTTGCTGCGTGAACAAGTGCTAACACAAGCTTCTCCATCTCTGGGTAGTTTGCTTCCGCTCCTTGCAGTATTCTGCTTACGAAGTATATTGGCATTTGTTTTCTTTCCCTTTCTGTTAATAGGACTGTGCTTACGCATTCGGCGGAGGCTGCGAGATATATGTAAAGGGTCTCTCCTTTCCTTGGGGATGTCAAGGTGGGGAGTTCTGCTATGTGCTTTTTCATTTGTTCGAATGCTTCGTCAGCCTCCTTTGTCCACTCGAACCCTTTTTTGGCCCCGCAGTTCTTTAatgtcttgaaaaatggcaatTGCCTGTCCGCTCTTTTTGAAAGAAAGCGACTTAATACTGCGAGTTTGCCGTTTAGGCTTTGTACCTCTTTTACTATCTTTGGAGCTGGTAGCTCGAGTATCTTGTTTACCTTAGATGGGTTTGCTTGGATTCCCCTATCCGAGATATAGTACCCTAGGAACTTCCCAGCCTCCATTCCAAAAGAGCATTTTTTAGGGTTGagcttcatttttatctttcgcAGTGTCTCGAAGGTTTCTTGGATGTCTGCAAGTAGTTCTTCCTCCGTTCTGCTTTTGATGACCATGTCATCTACGTAGACCTCTAGTTTTCGCCCAATTTGCTTGTGGAATGCTTTGTCTACGAGTCGTTGGTAGGTTGCTCCTGCGTTTTTTAGTCCAAATGGCATCTTTGTGTAGCAGAAGGTTCCTTTGCTTGTATGAAAAGAtgtcttttcttcatcttctttagcCATTTGTATTTGATGGTATCCTTTATAGGCGTCTAGGAAGCACTTCCATTTATGCTCTGCCAAAGATTCAACTTTCCAGTCTATTTCTGGTAGTGGATAACAGTCTTTTGGACATGCCTTATTTATGTCTGTGAAGTCTACACACATTCTCCAGCCTCCGTCTCCTTTCTTCACCATTACTGGGTTTGCGATCCACGTAGGGTACGTGGCTTCTCTTATGATTCCGGCTTTTAGAAGCTCATCTACTTCTTTGCATGCTGCCTCATCTCTGTCATTCGataaacttcttttcttttgccttACAGGTTCCATGCTTTTTCGTTCATTCAACCTGTGTTCCGTAACAAAGGTCTGTTCCCCTAGGGTGAGCACCCTGGGGACCCCTGTCATATCCGCGTATTCCCATGCGAATATGTCGATGTTTTGTTGCAATAATTTGAGTAACTTCTTTTTGAAATGTTCTGGCAGCCCTTTCCCTATGGTAATTAATTGATCAGGAAAGGCTGGGCTCACAAGTACCTTGTCATTATCCTGAGCCTGATCGCTCTGGCtgggtgtcttcacttcttctGGTTCCTCCTTTGATTTTTTGACCTCACTAATTTGTTTACTTTGGTCGTAACTTGATTTTATCATTTCGACGCCTGATTTCGTTTGGAATAGTACCATGGTGTGGACTGTGGAAGGTACCATCTCCATTCGTTGTATTGCTGGTCTTCCCAGGAGAAGGTTGTATGGTGAGGGTGCTCGTATTACAGTGAAGTCTAGGGTTTCCGTCCGTGCAAACGGAGGGTTCCCCAGGGTAACATCGAGATCTATTTCCCCCAGGGGCCATACGCGGTTTCCGGCGAATCCTGCGAGTAGGCCTGTAGGGTTTGTCATTCTTGACTTTATTTCTTCTGGTAATTGCAGGAAGCAATGTTCATAAATAATTTCGCATTCGCTTCCATTATCGATATATACTCTTCGTACCGAGATATCGAATATTTGTGCTTGTATTATCAATGGATCTTTGCTAGCTTTTTTATTTCCCAAAGCGGGAAAACATAGATCTCTTGACTCGATTTGTGAGTCTTCTGGATCTTTTCGTTTCATGCTTGCTTTATTGGAATCTTTGCCGGCATACATTATTTGGATCTGAGTGTCGAAACAGGGAATCTGAACGTCTTTGTGAGAAAAATTTTCTGGATTTTGACCTTTTTTGGTGCAAATTTTTTCCagattttaaccttttttgaTGTAGTTGTGGTGATGAGTAGCGATTGTCCCGAggatggcgccaattgtttgtacaacggattaggttaaaggatttggaagtgtttgatgggttggacggcgattccctgctggtaaggtgtgagaaccttttgtacgccggtttagatgtgttttagatctcttagggttttgtcCGTGGATCTtgtatgtgttttagggttttggctgTAGTAGGCATCATgataatgattagggttttcccccttttatagcTGCTTTTTCGTGGAGAATAAGTCTCTCACGCGTTTTGTATCTTTGGTAACGATCtcctttatttaaggaagtgatatgatcgtatcttttcatgtttatcttcttttcccCAGGCTATGTGATACCTTGGGTGATCTTTTTAGCCTACCTAGGGTGAGGCTTTATCCTGGGTGACGGTGGGTACACTATCATTTATATAATCCTGAATTTGGACCCGATTAAAAATTCTCTCTTCAAACCCGGACATGACGGGTCCCACTTTACTTACTAACTATCAGGTAACGGAATTTTCTACATGTAGCCGGATGAGATCCATTtacttaatttcttttattttcttgaaatcACTTCTTTAATCCACTTAAACTcataaataacaacaaaaataaattgatTGCACTTTTCGTTTAATCCACGTAAATAGGTTGCagctaaaaaatatttatgactACTGCACTTTTAGCTCAACTAAAACTAAATGACTACACTTTTAATTTAAGATcaagtaaacaactaaaataacaGCTTAACTAACAGGAGATTTACttatcatataaatatttatgtgatTACTTATCATATTGGAAATGgaaatattatcattatataacgTAGCATAAACGAGACGGGACGAGTTTCGGATAGATGGGTCGGATATGCGATTTTCAAATAAAACTGTTATTCGACCTAGACTAAAAAAAATTCCCGACGCAGCCATAAACTCACATACTTGGACATGCATCATTTTAAATTTCGtgaaaaaaaacactttttatGCATGAATGAAACTTTTCTAGTCAATCTGAATCTAATGATCGATTATTATACGTACCACAATCAATTACCTAAATATCACCAAccatagatagattttatttgcCTATACTTCATTAAAAACTTGCATCGGAGTTTGTCAATTATGACCTGATTTGAAGAGTTTAGGTTTAAGGGAGCTATATATCACGTACGTACTAGATTTTACTATTAATTCATTGTCGTGTTTAGAAGTGAACTGTGTGAAAGATTTTCTCTTGATTGTGACACTAATGGGTCTGGGCTCCATCCGGCTGGATTAGACTAGTTGGTGGTACCCTTTAACCATCGGGTTGCCTTGGACGGTTTACGAGCAATCTATGTTTAGTAGTTGgctgttaaaatttttttatttttttaatgtgaattTCAAACCAaccatcaataaaatttatggtATGAGGAACTTTAGACCTTATGGTCTTCTTTTTAAATATAGATGCAAGTAAAATGTTATCCGGGTTGGTAATAATATATTTCTTTGAAATAACCAGGTTTTCTTTAGAACTAGAGATAGTGTACATGAAATGCAAAGGCTAACTATACCTAAAACTTGCCGTTAAATATCATTTATGAAAAACCATCACCAAATGGTCAAGGGCAGACTTCTTTCCTCACAAAAGGTCAGACGTTTGAAGCCTACCCTAACCATACTTTGAGGTGACCATAGATATTTAATTTCCACCTATGGTGGCTTTGGATGAGTTTTCCTCTCCAAATCTATGGGTGATATGATTAGGGATTTAAACCCTTGTCTCTAGAGACAAAGGTTATGGGTTTAATCATCACCCTATGCAAAAACCAGATgtcattttctatcatttagatagATACTGAAAATAGTTTGTTTACCTAAGTAGAGGTAAagctgtctacatctcaaccccTACCGTCAAGGTAGTAGGACCTAATACCCGTGAAAGATGACATTGGatgatatatttacattttattttatttattcggGGAAGGCCTCTCTAACACGGGTGACACGTTTaaaattcattattatatgCTAACATGTTGGTCTTGAAACATTAATATATGCCGTTAACTTTAATTATTCATAATGGGGGAGACATTAATAGCACATTTATATTCTCCAATAACAAATCATTCACAACTCAAAACCCCCAAtcaacaaaactaataataagtTTTGAAGAAGCTAGAGTTATTGTTGCACTTTAATTATTTTGGTGGGTCGGGGGGTAATGATCAGTAATGACATTGTATATAAGTGGAGCTCGTGCTCATGGCCGAGGTGCATGATACTTGTAAGGTTTTATGAAACGCAACttggatattatatatatattgtagtcCCAAACCAGGTTTGGGAGGTGATGTTTTGAATGGGCCGGGGTGGCCGGTGTTGACAAAATTTCCTTGTTTTTCTCCGTTAGCTCCTGAAGCGGGTGTTACATGCTTAGATTGCGTCTAACCATGTAAGCGGGTGGGTCTAATCATGGTTATACTAGGTTAAATTATAAATGATAAACCAGCAAATTAAGTTGGATATGTTGTTTACACCCTTAATTGCCTGAATTGTCATGGTTACTCGTGACTTGCTCAACAATCATTATGAATTTGCATGACATGACCAGCAAGGTTGGAACTACTTATCATTTAAGTAGTTGAATAAATGAAAATTGGATACTTTGTATTAACATATGGTAAAAGCTTATGACAATTGAATGGATTCACATGAAGATCGTACGTAGAAGCTAGCAGCTTTTCAGTCCATCAATGaatctttttaaaaacatataaaaaactaGCTCCACCTCACTCTTTCTTCATTAATTTAcatgtttggtttagcttcatGTATGTATTCATTctctttatgttttttaaatgcAAACTATAGGCTATATTTTGAATATAAGTTGCCACACAATAATATCTTTTTCAGTTCTAAATAATAAAACGATTCCATAACCATATGAATTGTTGGAACGAattaattctttattaattGCTTAAAAAGTGCTTAAATGTTGGATCCTTAATTCACTAACCATAACTTTCAAAACATTATATCAATTACACAAGTAATTTAGCCATGCATCTTGCTCAATGCTAGCTAACTATATTTGATGAGCAGCAACGTGttaatcctatatatatagctaGCGCTATAACTCATATCGTAAAGCTAAGATCGATCCGGGGCTTCTTGATAGTTGTAGTAGAGGGTACGATCATGTTACAACTAGGACATTTGGGATTGGTCCTAGATATAAGCACATAAAGCAAGCAACTTGGGCATCCAGCGGCATAAGCTTCATTATCaacttttgtttctttgaatgaAGACGTTGAAATGGAACGTTTCTTGGTGATCATCTCTTTTTCGGCTCTTTCAAGGGCAAATTTTACTTTACCAAGAGTAtaaggtggtggtgatgatgaagaTATAGAGACAAGCTTAAGGTCTAAGCTAGTATCATTCAACAAATTTAATGGTTCGGGTGGTTGGTTGAGATCTTGAAGCATGCTTTTCTTGAAATAATGTTTTTCTGGCTGTAAGTCAATTCATGAGGAACAAGACcatcagtttggtatcaagaatAAATTTGCTAGTTTTTGGAAAGATGTTAAGAAAGTTAGAAATTTAACATAAGAGAATAGTGACGACAACATTAATTACCTACAACGATACTCAATCCGTAAACAAACAGGATATGAAAAAATGAGATATAAGCAGTCGTACCTCTGGTATAATAGTTGAATGCATAGATGAGAGAATAGTAagacttttaaaaataagaaaataccTTAAATTCAGGAAGTTGCAATTGTTTACATGAATTATGATTGTTGAGCAAGTCACGAGTAACGAAAGACCTTGATTCAGAATGGTTGATCATGGTTGGCGATCTATCTTAAAGAAATGGTGTGGCtttataaagaaatttgaatgcGAATGTGAATCAAATTTAATGAGAATAGAAGAAGGGGGGCATTAAATGAGTTAAGAGATGCATGGATGGATTGGTGGGTGAGAAGAAAAGCTTAGGTGGGGTTACAAGTTCAACAAATTTCTTCATTTGTGGTGTATCGATAAAAGAGTGtcatttttcaagatttttgtTGAATGGTCAActttttggtttggtttaatAATGAGTATGTTGATCGACACAAGGAAtgtattatgtatgtatatccaATATCCAATGTATTGGAAACAATAGGTTTCCAATTTCAATGTTGGGAAGTAGAGAAAACATTGAGATGTTATAACAGATATTCACTTTTCACACAAAAAGTTGTCTGATGAAATATGTTATGCTAACTCTACAAGTATAATGTAGCAAATGaaacaaaaactatttttatcctctaaaacaacaaaacaagtcGATTAACAAAATCAACCTCCTATAATAGGTCTCAAGTTGTAGTCTTGCTTTGAGCAATATGTGCCAatatttacctttaaaaataTCAAGTATCAAAAGATGCTGACATCTTCAGAATACAATTTCTTAAAAACATATTCTACAGCAGAAAAATTGATGTCAAAACCATAGCTCTGTCCACCATACTGAACATAAAGGTACGCCTTGTGGGATGAAGGTGGTGGCACAAGTTGGAAGATTTGAGGTAAATCTTTAACAGGTGGTGGTGGCAAAACAATTTCCCTCGTTTTAGAGTAATAAACATCAGCAAGTAGCAGCCAAATAAGATCAGGATCAATAGATGCAAGTCCTCTAAGTGCATTCACAGATGCATCTCTAAGTCCGCTGACACCACTGCACGCTATCCCTACCACCAGTCCGCTCACGTTCTTAAGAACACTTTCAAATGCGGAAGCACTCTTTTTGTTTCCTGATATCTCACCTATCATCTCCAGCACCGCCACCTGTACCTTCAAATCCGAAATTTCTGCCCTTTGATCCTCTGAAGACATTGAAGTGCTTCTGTATGGAAGTTGTAAAACTCTTCTTTCTTTCAGATTTATGGGTTGTTTCTGAAATGGGGATCCGCTCAAGATTTTCCATAAGTGGGACCCATCTGAGTGAAAACGGCGAGAAAAGAAATCACCTCCACAAATTTGGACTGTTCTACTAATCACACCAGCACATCGCCTAGTTGTctgtattatatataacaatatattattatgcGAGTTGATTTCTCAACAAGGGTCTAATTTCAGTAAAAGTGGTAATTTCGACACATTTACTCATGAATGGGTAGATTCGAGCTAAAATTTCTCTAACgagtcaaatgggtaaaaaggaaaaatagtgtatatatatatatatatatat
This genomic window contains:
- the LOC122602189 gene encoding protein GL2-INTERACTING REPRESSOR 1-like, which codes for MINHSESRSFVTRDLLNNHNSCKQLQLPEFKPEKHYFKKSMLQDLNQPPEPLNLLNDTSLDLKLVSISSSSPPPYTLGKVKFALERAEKEMITKKRSISTSSFKETKVDNEAYAAGCPSCLLYVLISRTNPKCPSCNMIVPSTTTIKKPRIDLSFTI